The sequence TTTTCAAGTAACAGCAATACGGCACCAATCGTGATAGCGCTGTCGGCGACATTAAACGCTGGCCAATGGTAAGTCTGGTAATAAACATCCAGAAAATCCACCACATACCCCAGCGCCATTCTGTCCCACAGATTACCCAGCGCCCCACCAAGAATCAGTGCAAGAGCCGCAGCAACCCAACGCTGACCATTGGCAACCCGCGCAATCCATATTATCAGCACGACCGAGACAGTCATGGCAACAGCTGCAAAAAACCAGCGCTGCCAACCACCAGCATCACTCAAAAAGCTGAATGCAGCACCGGTATTGTGCACCAGTGTGAGGTTGAAAAATCCGGTTACGGCAACTGTTTCACCATACTCAAACGCCCAGGTTACCCAGTATTTACTGAGCTGATCCAGCACCACGACAAGCAGTGCCAGACCGAACCATTTCCAGGATTTGGAATTCACCATGCCTTAAGCAAACCGTCTCTGTTCACCATTGCCAATCACATTACTGACACAGCGACCACAGAGTTCCGGGTGCTCGGAATCGGCACCTACATCATCGAGGTGATGCCAGCAGCGCACACATTTTGCTGCCGCTGTCTTATTAACACTCAGCAGTAGGCCGTCCACATCCGTACGTTCAGCACCGCTTGATTGGGATAAGGGTTTCAACAGGGCACCAGAGGTAATCAACACAAAACGCAACTCATCCTCTAATTTGGATAATGCCTGATACAAATCACCATCTGCATACAAGATTACTTCGGCTTCAAGGGATTTCTGTATACCTTCTGCCTTCTTCGACTCCAGTGATTTATTGACCGCGTCCCTGACCTCGGCAATCAATGCCCAATCAGTATCAGAAAGCGGCATAGACTCATCAATCTTGAGATCATGCCACTCTGTCAGAAAAACAGAAGCATCCCGCTCACCGGGAATAAGGGGCCACAGTTCATCCGCGGTAAAACTGAGAATGGGCGCAATCCAGCGTACAAATGCTTCTGTCAGATGATAGATCGCCGTCTGCGCAGAACGCCGGGCCAGAGAATCCTTCTGACAGGTATATTGGCGATCCTTGATAATGTTGAGGTAGAAGCCTCCCATGTCAGTCACACAGAAATTGTGCAATTTCTGATAAATATGGTGGAACTGATAGTTGGTGTAGTCTTCCGTAATACTCTGCTGTAACCGCGCCGCACAGTCTACTGCCCAGCGATCCAGCGGCAGCATATCCTCAGCGGCAACCGCATGTTGCTGAGGGTCAAAGTCATTCAAATTAGATAAGAAGAATCTGGCAGTATTGCGAATACGCCTGTAGGAGTCTGCGGAGCGTTTCAGGATTTCATCGGAAACGGTCATTTCACCACTAAAATCGGTGGAAGCGACCCACAGCCTCAGGACATCGGCTCCCAGGTCATTCACCACCTTCTGCGGTGACATAACATTACCAATGGACTTGGACATCTTGCGACCATCCGCATCCACAGTAAAACCGTGAGTAAGCACCCCTTTATAAGGCGCACAGCCTTTCATGGCAATGGAGGTTTTAAGAGAAGACTGAAACCAGCCACGATGTTGATCAGATCCTTCCAGATACAAATCCGCCGGAAACTGTAACTGCTCACGAGCATCCAGTACCGATGCATGAGTAACACCGGAATCAAACCAGACATCCAGAGTATCCGTCACCTTGCTGTACTGATCCGCCTCATCACCCAGCAGCTCCGCCACGTCCAGCTCAAACCAGGCATCAATACCCTCTTTCTCTACACGCTGCGCGACCTGTTCGATTAATTGCGCTGTTTGTGGATGCAGCTCGCCCGTTTGTTTATGAATAAGTACCGCAATGGGTACCCCCCAGGTACGCTGGCGGGAGATGCACCAGTCCGGACTGTTCTCCAGCATACCTTCCATGCGTGCCTGCCCCCACTCCGGGTGCCAGCTAACGCCTTTAACTGCTTGCTTTGCTTTCTCCAGTAACCCGTTCGCCGTCATGCTGACAAACCATTGTGGCGTAGCCCTGTAGATAAGCGGCGTCTTGGTCCGCCAGCAGTGGGCATAACTGTGGACTATTTTAGCTTCCGAGAGCAATCGTCCCTGCTTGCGTAATACGGCAAGCACCTGTTCATCAACCTTATAAACGTGCTCTCCGGCAAACAGCTCAACATCTTCCCGGAACAAGCCATGATCATCGATATAATTCAGTGTACCAATACCGTATTTGGCGGCGACCACAAAATCATCTGTACCGTGATCAGGTGCGGTATGCACACACCCGGTACCCGCATCGGTCGTCACGTGGTCACCCAGGATTATCGGCACCTGACGATCATAAAACGGGTGTTGCAACTGCAGATTTTCCAGCACTGCACCTCTGGCCCGGCCAACAACGGTATATTCTTTTACCTGCCAGCGTTCAAGTACCGCCTCTACCCGTTCCTCGGCCAGCAAATAACGGGCAACGCCGTTGCCTGCATCACATTGCACTAACACGTAATCCAGGCCGGCATTCAGGCTCACCGCCTGATTGGAGGGCAGTGTCCAGGGCGTGGTTGTCCAGATAACAACGGCAACATTACCCTGCCCAGAGATACCACCCATGGCCGAATCAAGAGCGGCCACATCAACAACGGGAAATGCAACATCAATGGAGAAGGATGTTTTATCCTGATACTCAACCTCTGCTTCCGCCAGGGCTGATGCACCGACTACACTCCAGTAAACCGGCTTGTAGCCCTTGACCAAGTGACCATTTTCAATAATTTTTCCAAGCGCACGAATGATGTTTGCTTCAACCTTCGGATCCATGGTC is a genomic window of Pseudomonadales bacterium containing:
- the ileS gene encoding isoleucine--tRNA ligase, which encodes MTDYKATLNLPSTDFPMKANLAQREPFMLKQWQDKRIYQVLREQRSGREKFILHDGPPYANGNIHIGHAVNKVLKDIIVKSHSLDGFDAPYVPGWDCHGLPIEHQVEKKIGKAGVKVEYKVFRQKCREYARRQIDGQMSDFIRLGVFGDWDSPYLTMDPKVEANIIRALGKIIENGHLVKGYKPVYWSVVGASALAEAEVEYQDKTSFSIDVAFPVVDVAALDSAMGGISGQGNVAVVIWTTTPWTLPSNQAVSLNAGLDYVLVQCDAGNGVARYLLAEERVEAVLERWQVKEYTVVGRARGAVLENLQLQHPFYDRQVPIILGDHVTTDAGTGCVHTAPDHGTDDFVVAAKYGIGTLNYIDDHGLFREDVELFAGEHVYKVDEQVLAVLRKQGRLLSEAKIVHSYAHCWRTKTPLIYRATPQWFVSMTANGLLEKAKQAVKGVSWHPEWGQARMEGMLENSPDWCISRQRTWGVPIAVLIHKQTGELHPQTAQLIEQVAQRVEKEGIDAWFELDVAELLGDEADQYSKVTDTLDVWFDSGVTHASVLDAREQLQFPADLYLEGSDQHRGWFQSSLKTSIAMKGCAPYKGVLTHGFTVDADGRKMSKSIGNVMSPQKVVNDLGADVLRLWVASTDFSGEMTVSDEILKRSADSYRRIRNTARFFLSNLNDFDPQQHAVAAEDMLPLDRWAVDCAARLQQSITEDYTNYQFHHIYQKLHNFCVTDMGGFYLNIIKDRQYTCQKDSLARRSAQTAIYHLTEAFVRWIAPILSFTADELWPLIPGERDASVFLTEWHDLKIDESMPLSDTDWALIAEVRDAVNKSLESKKAEGIQKSLEAEVILYADGDLYQALSKLEDELRFVLITSGALLKPLSQSSGAERTDVDGLLLSVNKTAAAKCVRCWHHLDDVGADSEHPELCGRCVSNVIGNGEQRRFA
- a CDS encoding lipoprotein signal peptidase — protein: MVNSKSWKWFGLALLVVVLDQLSKYWVTWAFEYGETVAVTGFFNLTLVHNTGAAFSFLSDAGGWQRWFFAAVAMTVSVVLIIWIARVANGQRWVAAALALILGGALGNLWDRMALGYVVDFLDVYYQTYHWPAFNVADSAITIGAVLLLLENFFPKKPAR